In Microbacterium binotii, one DNA window encodes the following:
- a CDS encoding SixA phosphatase family protein, with protein MVTLVLVRHAKSDWGVAGLSDHERPLNDRGQRDAPLMAAALAETGFHPDRLLTSTALRARTTAEAFAASLDVPLETMPELYGASVPELWDAAAGAGGRSVLIVAHDPGLSELASELAGRPVTMTTCAVATFPIPGDRWPALPPVVDEWNIQTPR; from the coding sequence ATGGTCACACTCGTCCTCGTACGCCACGCCAAGTCCGACTGGGGCGTGGCCGGGCTGAGCGACCACGAACGCCCGCTGAACGATCGCGGTCAGCGTGACGCTCCCCTGATGGCTGCGGCTCTCGCGGAGACGGGTTTCCACCCCGACCGCCTACTCACCAGCACGGCGCTGCGCGCCCGCACGACCGCGGAGGCGTTCGCAGCGTCGCTCGACGTCCCCCTCGAAACCATGCCCGAGTTGTACGGGGCGAGCGTGCCGGAGCTTTGGGACGCGGCGGCAGGTGCGGGCGGACGGAGCGTGCTCATCGTCGCCCACGATCCCGGGCTGAGCGAGCTCGCATCCGAGCTCGCGGGACGCCCTGTCACCATGACGACATGCGCCGTGGCAACGTTCCCGATCCCGGGCGATCGTTGGCCCGCCCTGCCACCCGTCGTCGACGAGTGGAACATCCAGACGCCCCGTTAG
- a CDS encoding gamma-glutamylcyclotransferase family protein, which produces MSTTATSERLFSYGTLLLPQVQLDLFGRRIESTEDVLAGYHVQYTEIEDTRVVALSGLPTHPVLRRTGNTSDKVTGRVLALTLDELDAADEYEVSLYTRVSVILQSGRDAWVYVG; this is translated from the coding sequence ATGAGCACCACGGCGACGTCCGAGCGCCTCTTCTCCTACGGGACACTTCTGCTCCCGCAGGTGCAGCTCGACCTCTTCGGGCGCCGAATCGAGTCGACCGAGGACGTGCTCGCCGGCTATCACGTGCAGTACACGGAGATTGAAGACACGCGTGTCGTGGCCCTGTCCGGTCTGCCCACGCATCCTGTTCTGCGTCGGACCGGGAACACGAGCGACAAGGTCACCGGACGCGTGCTGGCGCTGACCCTCGATGAGCTGGACGCAGCCGACGAATACGAAGTCTCGCTGTACACGCGGGTGTCCGTCATCCTGCAGAGCGGACGCGACGCCTGGGTCTACGTGGGATAG
- a CDS encoding YbaK/EbsC family protein: MTSGLHPRSQLVHDALRSAGIEGEIVVLPDAASTAALAASALGVDVGAIANSLVFWSDDEPLLVMTSGAHRVDTSALAARLGRSSIVRATVEQVRAATGQAIGGVAPTGHPVPVVTVVDEDLAQYDQIWAAGGTPHTVFPLSFDELVALTGGVVVKVDAA; the protein is encoded by the coding sequence ATGACGTCAGGCCTTCATCCTCGCAGCCAGCTCGTCCACGATGCTCTACGTTCTGCCGGGATTGAGGGCGAGATCGTGGTGCTGCCCGACGCGGCGTCGACGGCTGCGCTTGCCGCATCCGCTCTCGGCGTCGACGTCGGTGCCATCGCCAATAGCCTGGTGTTCTGGTCGGACGACGAACCTCTGCTGGTGATGACCAGCGGTGCCCATCGCGTCGACACGAGTGCGCTCGCGGCGCGGCTCGGGCGTTCCTCTATTGTCCGAGCGACGGTGGAGCAGGTCCGCGCGGCGACGGGACAGGCGATCGGGGGAGTGGCGCCCACGGGCCACCCTGTGCCGGTCGTTACTGTCGTCGACGAGGACCTCGCCCAATACGATCAGATCTGGGCGGCCGGTGGCACGCCGCACACGGTGTTTCCCCTGTCGTTCGATGAACTCGTGGCTCTCACCGGCGGCGTGGTCGTGAAGGTCGACGCGGCCTAA